The Myxococcus virescens genome includes the window GGGTCGCGGCTTCCAGGTTATGGGCCTTGTCGGCGGTGGACACCATCTGCGCGGCGGCGATGAGGTGCATGGGCGCGTTATAACCCCCATGGGGCCTCGGAACCCCTGGGAATTCCTCGCCCTGCCGGGCGGGTTTCACCCGGAGCAGGAGGGCGCGTCCTTCCTTTACACCCCGACGGGGCGTGTGCTACGGACGCCCCCGACATTTTTCGATGAAGCACTTCGAAAAGTGGGCCGCGTGCCCGCTTTTCGTGTTTTTGGAGACTGGTTTCCCGCTTATGTCGGAGAAGAACCTCAAGCAGACGGTGGAGGAGCGGGCCTTGGCCCTGCTCGAGCCCATTGTCGCGGGTGAAGGCCTGGAGCTCGTGGACCTGGAATTCCTCCGGGAGCGCGAGGGCTGGGTGCTCCGGTTGTTCATCGACAAGCCGGGTGGCCGCGTAGGGCTGGACGAGTGCACCCAGGTGTCGCGCGCGGTGGATCCGTCGCTCGACGTGGAGGACTTCATCCCCCACGAGTACAACCTGGAGGTTTCCAGCCCCGGAGTGGACCGTCCGCTGAGGAAGCCGGCGCACTTCGAGCGGGTGAAGGGACAGAAGGTGAAGGTGAAGACGTTCGGCCCGGTGGGAGAGCCCCCGCGCAAGAACTTCACCGGCACGCTGACCGAGGTGGCAGGCGACGGAATCTCGGTGGAGGTGGAAGGGGCCGGAACCTTCCACATCCTCTTCAAGGACATCGCCAAGGCGAACCTGGAGTTCCAGTTCTAGACGTCGACATACAGGGTGCCCCTCCGCGCGAGGGCGCCCGTGGACCCTTTTAGGAGAAGACCATGCCCACGCAGCAAGCCAACCCGAGTGTCAACCTCAACCTCGTCCTGGACCAGGTCGCCAAGGACAAGGGCATCGACCGGGCTGTGCTGATTGCCACGCTCGAAGACGCGATGAAGACCGCGGCCAAGAAGCACTTTGGCCAGGACCGCGAGCTCGAGGCGAAGTACGACCCGGACAAGGGCGTCGTGGAGCTGTTCCAGGCCATCACCGTGGTCGAGGAGATTGTCGACCCGGTCCAGGCGGTGAATCAGATCTCCCTGGTCGAGGCCCACAAGAAGGGCATGGAAGTGGAGCCGGGCGACGAGCTCGTGTTCCAGATCTTCTACCGGGATGAGGACGCCGCCGAGGCCAAGGCCCAGGACGACCAGTACGGTGACATCCTCCGCCTGAAGACCTTCCGCCGCGGCTTCGGCCGCATCGCCGCGCAGACGGCCAAGCAGGTCATCCTGCAGCGCACGCGCGACGCGGAGCGGGAGAACGTCTTCAACGAGTACCGCGACCGGAAGAACGAAATCGTCACCGGCATCGCCCGCCGCTTCGAGCGCGGCAACATCATCGTGGATCTGGGCCGCGCGGAGGCCGTGCTGCCGGTGCGCGAGCAGGTCCCGCGTGAGACGTACCGCCCCGGCGACCGCGTCCAGGCCTACGTGCTGGACGTGCTCCGTGAGTCCAAGGGCCCCCAGATTGTCCTCAGCCGCGCGTCCGTCAACCTGCTCACCAAGCTGTTCGAGATGGAGGTGCCGGAAATCGCCGAAGGCATCGTCGTCATCGAGGCGGCGGCGCGTGAGCCGGGCGGCCGGGCGAAGATTGCCGTGTCCAGCCGGGACTCGGACGTGGACCCCGTGGGCGCCTGCGTCGGTATGAAGGGCAGCCGTGTCCAGGCGGTGGTGCAGGAGCTGCGCGGCGAGAAGATCGACATCGTCCCGTTCGACGAGGATCCGGCCCGCTTCGTGTGCTCGGCGCTGGCCCCGGCGGAGGTCAGCCGCGTCATCATCGACGAGGCCAACCACGCCATGGAGCTCATCGTCCCGGACGACCAGCTCAGCCTGGCCATTGGCCGTCGCGGTCAGAACGTCCGCCTGGCCGCCCAGCTGACCGGTTGGAAGCTCGACATCAACAGCGAGAGCCGGGTCCGGGAGCTGCGCGAGTTCGCCAACCGCTCCCTGGGCTCGCTGCCCGGCGTCAACGAGATGCTGGTGGAGACGCTCTACGCGCACGGCTTCCGTCAGGCCCGGGACATCGCCGAGGCCAACGCGGAGTTGCTGGCGCAGCTGCCCGGCATCGACCCGGCCCGCATCCCCTCCATGCAGGAAGCCGCCCGGACCCGAATGGTCGAGGATCAGGCGGAACTGTCGCGCATGGATTATGAAAGAGAGCAGGCCCGCATCGCGGAGGCTCGGCGGCATCCGGACGAACTCAGCCAGCCCGAGCGCATGGCGCGCGTGCGTGGCGTCGGTGAGAAGACCATCGAGCAGCTCATCCTCGCGGGGTACCGCTCGGTGGAGGACATCGCCAATGAGAAGGATCTGGCGAAGCTGGGCGATGTTCCGGGTGTGGGTATCAAGAAGGCCCGCCAGCTGAAGAGCGCGGCGGAAAACTATCTGGTGGAGGAAGCCAAGCTGCGCGCGGAGCTGAATGCCGAGCGCGGCGCCATGACGGTGGCACTTGAGGGTGGCGCAGAAGCCACCAAGTCACCGTAAGCTAAGCGAGCAAGGGAGGGGACGTGCGGCGCCCGGCTGGCCGGCCCAAGCCGGAAGTTCAGAACGTGGGGTCAGGTCCGGTCCGGACGTGCGTCGGATGCGGTTCGCGGCGACTACAGGCGGAACTGACCCGATTCGTGATAGGGCCCGGAGGCGCCATCGAGGTGGACAGGAAGAGGCGGCTGCCAGGACGGGGCGCCTACCTGTGCGGTGCCGGTTGTCTGACGGCAGCGCTGAAGCGGAAGGCGTTTGGTAGGGCCTTTCGCGGAAAGGCGGGCCAGGTTGACCCGTCGCAGCTCGGACAGGCATGGGAGCAGGGGGACGGTGAGCGGAGGGGTGCGGGGGGGAGTGGGTGTTAGTCACCACTCGCACACATTTTCGGGTTTGGACTAGGGTGCTGCGCCCCGGAGTCGGCGGAGCAGAAGGCCATCAAGGGCAATATGTCGAAGAAGCGCGTCCACGAAATCGCCAAGGAACTCAAGAGCCACGGGATTGAGCTCGACAACAAGGAGGTCGTCACCGAGCTGTCGAGCCTCGGTTACGACGTCAAGAGCCACTCGTCGTCTCTCGATGACGACCAGGCGACCGCTGCCGTCCAGAAGATTCTGGACAAGCGCAAGCCGAAGCAGGCCACGCCGCCCGTGACGGCGAAGGGCTTCGTCGTGCGCCGCAAGGTGGGTCCGCCCGCCGGTGCGACCGCGGACAGCGGGGCCGAGGCTTCACAGGCCGCCGAGCCCGCCTACGAGCCGCCGCCGTCGGCGCCCGAGGCCGCCACGTTCGCCGCAGAGGAGCCGGTGCAGGCGCCTCCGCCCGTCGAGGCGCCCCGCGCGCCCGCCGAGCCGCCGAGCGCCCCGGAGCCCCAGCGCGTCGAGGCTCCGGTCGCCGCCGCGGCGGAGCCGTCGGCTCCGGCTGCTGTCACGTCTACGCCCCCCGCGCAGGTCGCCGAGGCCCCCAAGGCCCCTGCCGCCGCCGAGGTGGCTTCACCCCCGCCCGCCGCCGAGGCCCCTCAGGCCCCGGTGGAGGCTCCCCGCGCTGCCGTGCCGGCTCCCGCCGCCGCGCAGCCTCGTCCCTCTGTTCAGGAGAGCACCACCTTGCCCCAACCCCCCCCACGCTCACCGGTACCGCCGGCAGTCCGGACGCCTTCGAGCACTTCTTCGTCCGCGACCGTCGTCTCCCGGGGCCCCGCGCCTGGCTACCAGCAGCGTGGTGGGCCCGGTGGTGGTCGCCCCGGTGGTCCGGGTGGCCCGGGTGGTCGTCCCGGTGGTCCGGGCGGCCCGGGTGGTCGTCCCGGTGGTCCGGGTGGCCCGGGTGGTCGTCCCGGTGGTCCGGGTGGCCCGGGTGGTCGTCCCGGTGGTCCGGGTGGGCGTCCGTCCTACCAGGGACCGGGTTCGTATCAGGGCGCCGGCCGTCCCGGTCAGGGACCGGTGCGTCCGACCTCGGCGCCCGGCACGGGGGTGCAGGCCTCGGCCTCGGCCTCTCCGACGCCGCAGGGCCCCACCATCATGGTCGGCGGCGTGCCGCACGCCCAGGTGTCGCCCACGGGCACGGCCCGTCCCACGGCGACCCAGGCCGTCGTCATCTCGCGCCCGCTCATCCAGGTGCGCCGCGTGACGCCCACGGCCGGTCAGGCCAAGCAGTACCCCATGGCGCCGGGCCGCACGGGCATCCCCGAGCGGCGTGAGTACAAGGTGGTCCCGGACCACCTGGGCCGTGGCCGCGAGCTGGTGGACGTCTCCAAGAACAAGGAGCGTGGCCAGCGCAAGCGCACCAGCGGTGATACGCAGAGCGTGTCCAAGCAGGAACTGACGGACATGGTCTGGGGCCGCGTCACCATCCCCATCCGTGGCAAGAAGCGCAAGCCCACGAAGAAGGGCGCCAAGACGCAGATCACCCAGATGGCCGAGGAGAAGAAGGTCATCAAGCTGCAGGAGGGCATCTCCGTGTCCGACCTGGGCCAGCGCATGGGTGTGCGCAGCGCCGAGCTCATCAAGAAGCTGATGGGCCTGGGGAAGATGGCCACCGCGAACCAGCTGGTGGACGCGGACACGGCGGAGATGATCGCCGGCGACTACGGCTGGAAGATCGACCGCGTGGGCTTCGAGGTGGAGGACTACCTGCCCGAGGTGGAGGCCCGTCCCGAGGACGAGCGTCCCCGTCCGCCGGTCGTCGCCATCATGGGCCACGTCGACCACGGCAAGACGAGCCTCCTGGACGCCATCCGGAAGGCCAGCGTCGCGCAGGGCGAGGCGGGTGGCATCACCCAGCACATCGGCGCGTACAGCATCACCACCGCGCGCGGTGACGTGACGTTCCTCGACACGCCGGGCCACGAGGCCTTCACGTCCATGCGCGCCCGCGGCGCCGACGTGACGGACATCGTGGTGCTGGTGGTGGCCTCGGACGACGGCGTGATGCCCCAGACGGTGGAGGCCATCAAGCACGCGAAGGCGGCGGAGGTGCCCATCGTCGTCGCCATCAACAAGATGGACCTGCCGACCGCGAACCTGGACCGCGTGAAGAAGGACCTGGCCACTCACGAGCTCGTGCCGGAAGAGTGGGGCGGGGACACCATCATGGTGCCCGTCTCCGCGAAGACGAAGGAGAACCTGGAGCTCCTGCTGGAGAACCTGGCCCTCCAGGCGGAGGTGCTCGAGCTGACCTCCAACCCGAACCGTCCGTCGGTGGGCGCCATCATCGAGGCCAAGCTGGACCGCGGCCGTGGCCCCGTCGCCACGGTGCTGGTGCAGGAAGGCACGCTGAAGCTGGGTGACGCCGTCGTCACCGGCTCGCACTACGGCCGCGTCCGCGCGATGACGAACAGCCGCGGCGAGCAGGTGAAGGAAGTGAAGCCGGGCTACTGCGCCGAGGTCATCGGTCTGTCCGGCGTGCCGGGCGCGGGTGACGCCATCAACGTGGTGGCGGACGAGAAGGCGGCCAAGCAGATCGCCGAGCACCGCAACATGAAGGAGCGGCAGACCGAGCTGTCCAAGGTCAGCCGCGAGTCCCTGGAGCAGCTGTTCGCCAAGACGAAGGCGGGCGGTGGTCCCAAGGAGCTGCGCGTCGTCATCAAGGCGGACGTGCAGGGCTCGGCGGAGGCCGTCAGGCAGGCCGTCCAGAAGCTCTCCACGCACAAGGTCAAGGTGGAGGTGGTCCACTCCGGCGTGGGCGCCATCACCGAGGGCGACGTGATGCGGGCGGCGGCCTCTAAGGGCGTCGTGCTGGGCTTCAACGTCAACCCGGAGTCCGGGGCGGAGGCCGCGGCCAAGGCCCAGGAAGTGGTGCTCAAGAGCTACTCCATCATCTACGAGCTCATCGACGGGGTTCGGACGGAGATGGAGGGCCTGCTGGAGCCCATCCGCACCGAGCGCAAGCTGGGCCGTGCGGAGGTGCGCAACACCTTCAACGTGCCGCGTCTGGGCACCATCGCCGGTGCGGCGGTGCTGGATGGCGTCATGAAGCGCGGAGCCTTCGTCCGCCTCATGCGCGAGAACAAGCAGCTGTTCTCCGGGAAGATGGCGTCGCTGCGGCGCTTCAAGGACGACGTCAAGGAAGTCGCTCAGGGCTTCGAGTGCGGTATCGGCATCGAGAGCTTCAACGACCTCAAGCCCGGTGACATCATCGAGGCGTACGAGATCGAAGAGACTCGGCAGAGCCTCACCTAGTTGCAGGAGAGCCCCGGCGCCTCCCTGAAACCCTGGGAAGACCCCATCTTCCCAGGGTGCTGATGCCCGGGTTGCCACCGCCTTCGGGCGTGGCCACCCGTGGCAAGGGGGACATTCATGTTCGTAGGTGTCGCACGCCTCACCCTGCAGATTCCGGACAGTGGCTCGCTGAAGTCCAAGCGGCAGGTGCTCCGCCGGGTGATGGACCGGCTCAAGGCCCGCTTCAACGTGGCGGTGGCCGAGGTCGAGGACCAGGATCTCTGGCAGAAGGCGTCATTGGCGCTCGCGGTGGTGGGCAACGAGCGACGCCACGTGGACGAGCAGCTGGAGAAAATCATCCACTCCGTCGAGGAGATGTACGTCGCCCCGCTGTTGTCGCGGGAGACGGAAATCCTCGGCTTCGGGGACCAGCTCTTCGCGAGCGGCCAGGCGGCCTCGCGAGGTTCCTTTTCGGCGCAGGCCGTGGATGAGGACGCGGAGGAGTTGGACCTTTCCCCGGAGCAGGCGGCGGCGCATTCGGAGGCCGCCATTGCCCGCTTCCTGCGCGGCGAGCGCGGCTCGCTCGCGGAGGCGGAGGGGTTGGGAGAGTGGGAAAGCCGCCATGAAGGTGGCATGGATGGCGGCACGGGCCGCCCGTCTCCGTCGAGCGGTGGACGGATGACGTTCGACGAGGCACGGGCTCGGGCCCGTTCCCTGCGCAACCCGCGAGACTGGGAGAAGAAATGACGACGCATTCCCGACCGGAGCGCGTGGGGCAGGAAATCCAGGCGGCCATCGGTGACTTGCTCACCCGGGGCATGCTGAGGGATCCGCGCATCGGCTACATCACGATTACAGGCGTGAAGGTCTCCCCGGACCTTCGCGTGGCCCGTGTCTTCTATTCGATGATGGGCAACGAGCAGGAGCGGGCGGACACGCAGAAGGGCCTGGAAGCCGCCAAGGGCTTCGTGCGCCGCGAGGTGACGTCCGCCGTCAACCTGCGCGTGTCGCCGGAAATCTTCTTCTCCTTCGACGAATCGGTGGGCGAAGGTGACAAGATTGACCGGCTGCTGCGCGAAGTCCGCAACAAGGAAGGCTGGTAGGTCCAGCTCCGGGCCTCCACGATTGGCGTGCCATGGACGGCGTCCTCGTCATTGACAAGCCCACCGGTCCCACGTCGTTCGACGTGGTCCGCCAGGTGCGTTCGCTGCTTCGCCTGAAGAAGGTGGGCCACACGGGGACGCTGGACCCGCTGGCCACGGGAGTGCTGCCGCTCTGCCTGGGGGAAGCCACCAAGGTCGCGGGCTTCATCACCGAGGGCGACAAGGCCTACGACGCCACGGTGCGTCTGGGCTCGGAGACGGACACCCTGGACGCGGAAGGGCAGGTGACGGCGCAGGCGCCCGTACCCGCCCTGACGCCCGCGCTGATTGAATCCGCGCTGGCGCGCTTCCGGGGCACTTTCGACCAGGTCCCCCCCATGTATTCGGCCGTCAAGGTGGGCGGGAAGCGGCTCTACGAATTGGCCCGTGCGGGCGAGGAAGTGGAGCGCGCCGCCCGCCAGGTGACGGTGTACGAGCTGGTGCTGCGGGACTTCTCCGCCGAGCGGCTGCAGCTGTCGGTGCGCTGCTCCAAGGGCTTCTTCGTGCGCACCCTGGCCCAGGACGTGGGCCGGGCGCTGGGTTGTGGTGCCCACCTGGAGGCCCTGCGGCGCACCGCCAGTGGCCCCTTCACCCTGGCGCAGGCGCTGCCGCTGGCGGACGTGCCGGCGCTGCTGAAGGAGGGCGCGCTGGCCAGCCGGCTGATGACCATGTCGCATGCGCTGGTGGAGCTGCCGGAGGTCCGGGTGGGCGCCGCCGATGCCAAGCGCGTCTCCCACGGTGTCCCGGTGGAGGTCCCCGCCGGGAAGGTGGGACGGGTGCGCGTCATGGGCCCGGACGACGCGCTGCTGGCGGTGGCCGAAGTGGCCGGTGGCCGCCTGCGCTATCTGCGCGTCCTGGTGTAACGCCGGGATTTTTCGCGGGGTTGTGGCTGTACGTCTTCTCGTGGTCCCGGACTTTCCGGGGCTGGCGGGCAGGCGTCGAAGGTTGACCCCACGGGGGGTGAAGCTTATAAGCCCCCCCGCTCGTCAGAAGGATGCACCCGGTCTGTACCCCTCCGCGGACCGTGGTGACGCGAGCAGCAACCTCCACCGGAGCGGGCAAGGAAGAGTCTCATGTCGCTGCACCAGGAGCGTAAGTCGGAGCTGGTGTCGAAGTTCCGGACCCACGAGTCGGACACGGGTTCCCCCGAGGTCCAGGTGGCGCTGCTGTCCGAGCGCATCACCATGCTCACCGAGCACTTCAAGACGCACAAGAAGGACCACCACTCCCGCCGCGGTCTGCTGAAGCTGGTCGGTCAGCGCCGCCGCCTGCTGGACTACCTGAAGTCCAAGGACGTCGCGCGGTACAAGAAGCTCATCGACGGCCTCGGC containing:
- the rbfA gene encoding 30S ribosome-binding factor RbfA codes for the protein MTTHSRPERVGQEIQAAIGDLLTRGMLRDPRIGYITITGVKVSPDLRVARVFYSMMGNEQERADTQKGLEAAKGFVRREVTSAVNLRVSPEIFFSFDESVGEGDKIDRLLREVRNKEGW
- the infB gene encoding translation initiation factor IF-2 translates to MSKKRVHEIAKELKSHGIELDNKEVVTELSSLGYDVKSHSSSLDDDQATAAVQKILDKRKPKQATPPVTAKGFVVRRKVGPPAGATADSGAEASQAAEPAYEPPPSAPEAATFAAEEPVQAPPPVEAPRAPAEPPSAPEPQRVEAPVAAAAEPSAPAAVTSTPPAQVAEAPKAPAAAEVASPPPAAEAPQAPVEAPRAAVPAPAAAQPRPSVQESTTLPQPPPRSPVPPAVRTPSSTSSSATVVSRGPAPGYQQRGGPGGGRPGGPGGPGGRPGGPGGPGGRPGGPGGPGGRPGGPGGPGGRPGGPGGRPSYQGPGSYQGAGRPGQGPVRPTSAPGTGVQASASASPTPQGPTIMVGGVPHAQVSPTGTARPTATQAVVISRPLIQVRRVTPTAGQAKQYPMAPGRTGIPERREYKVVPDHLGRGRELVDVSKNKERGQRKRTSGDTQSVSKQELTDMVWGRVTIPIRGKKRKPTKKGAKTQITQMAEEKKVIKLQEGISVSDLGQRMGVRSAELIKKLMGLGKMATANQLVDADTAEMIAGDYGWKIDRVGFEVEDYLPEVEARPEDERPRPPVVAIMGHVDHGKTSLLDAIRKASVAQGEAGGITQHIGAYSITTARGDVTFLDTPGHEAFTSMRARGADVTDIVVLVVASDDGVMPQTVEAIKHAKAAEVPIVVAINKMDLPTANLDRVKKDLATHELVPEEWGGDTIMVPVSAKTKENLELLLENLALQAEVLELTSNPNRPSVGAIIEAKLDRGRGPVATVLVQEGTLKLGDAVVTGSHYGRVRAMTNSRGEQVKEVKPGYCAEVIGLSGVPGAGDAINVVADEKAAKQIAEHRNMKERQTELSKVSRESLEQLFAKTKAGGGPKELRVVIKADVQGSAEAVRQAVQKLSTHKVKVEVVHSGVGAITEGDVMRAAASKGVVLGFNVNPESGAEAAAKAQEVVLKSYSIIYELIDGVRTEMEGLLEPIRTERKLGRAEVRNTFNVPRLGTIAGAAVLDGVMKRGAFVRLMRENKQLFSGKMASLRRFKDDVKEVAQGFECGIGIESFNDLKPGDIIEAYEIEETRQSLT
- the rimP gene encoding ribosome maturation factor RimP, encoding MSEKNLKQTVEERALALLEPIVAGEGLELVDLEFLREREGWVLRLFIDKPGGRVGLDECTQVSRAVDPSLDVEDFIPHEYNLEVSSPGVDRPLRKPAHFERVKGQKVKVKTFGPVGEPPRKNFTGTLTEVAGDGISVEVEGAGTFHILFKDIAKANLEFQF
- a CDS encoding YlxR family protein encodes the protein MGSGPVRTCVGCGSRRLQAELTRFVIGPGGAIEVDRKRRLPGRGAYLCGAGCLTAALKRKAFGRAFRGKAGQVDPSQLGQAWEQGDGERRGAGGSGC
- the nusA gene encoding transcription termination factor NusA: MPTQQANPSVNLNLVLDQVAKDKGIDRAVLIATLEDAMKTAAKKHFGQDRELEAKYDPDKGVVELFQAITVVEEIVDPVQAVNQISLVEAHKKGMEVEPGDELVFQIFYRDEDAAEAKAQDDQYGDILRLKTFRRGFGRIAAQTAKQVILQRTRDAERENVFNEYRDRKNEIVTGIARRFERGNIIVDLGRAEAVLPVREQVPRETYRPGDRVQAYVLDVLRESKGPQIVLSRASVNLLTKLFEMEVPEIAEGIVVIEAAAREPGGRAKIAVSSRDSDVDPVGACVGMKGSRVQAVVQELRGEKIDIVPFDEDPARFVCSALAPAEVSRVIIDEANHAMELIVPDDQLSLAIGRRGQNVRLAAQLTGWKLDINSESRVRELREFANRSLGSLPGVNEMLVETLYAHGFRQARDIAEANAELLAQLPGIDPARIPSMQEAARTRMVEDQAELSRMDYEREQARIAEARRHPDELSQPERMARVRGVGEKTIEQLILAGYRSVEDIANEKDLAKLGDVPGVGIKKARQLKSAAENYLVEEAKLRAELNAERGAMTVALEGGAEATKSP
- the truB gene encoding tRNA pseudouridine(55) synthase TruB; translated protein: MDGVLVIDKPTGPTSFDVVRQVRSLLRLKKVGHTGTLDPLATGVLPLCLGEATKVAGFITEGDKAYDATVRLGSETDTLDAEGQVTAQAPVPALTPALIESALARFRGTFDQVPPMYSAVKVGGKRLYELARAGEEVERAARQVTVYELVLRDFSAERLQLSVRCSKGFFVRTLAQDVGRALGCGAHLEALRRTASGPFTLAQALPLADVPALLKEGALASRLMTMSHALVELPEVRVGAADAKRVSHGVPVEVPAGKVGRVRVMGPDDALLAVAEVAGGRLRYLRVLV
- a CDS encoding DUF503 domain-containing protein, encoding MFVGVARLTLQIPDSGSLKSKRQVLRRVMDRLKARFNVAVAEVEDQDLWQKASLALAVVGNERRHVDEQLEKIIHSVEEMYVAPLLSRETEILGFGDQLFASGQAASRGSFSAQAVDEDAEELDLSPEQAAAHSEAAIARFLRGERGSLAEAEGLGEWESRHEGGMDGGTGRPSPSSGGRMTFDEARARARSLRNPRDWEKK
- the rpsO gene encoding 30S ribosomal protein S15, whose product is MSLHQERKSELVSKFRTHESDTGSPEVQVALLSERITMLTEHFKTHKKDHHSRRGLLKLVGQRRRLLDYLKSKDVARYKKLIDGLGIRK